The genomic segment TGAAAACATCATGGCCATAAAAAAACCGCCGAGAAGCCCAGTATCTAAGCCTTGAGCAAAGAAAAAGGAATTCGCTAAACCCTCTATCATGATTAGAAATAAGAACAGGGAGTACATGAAAATTTTCTTCGCAGTAGTTGGATAGTGGGCAGGACGCCTGATACTATTGAGACGCTTGAAGTCTTCCAATTCAGATGTTCTCTGTTGGGCAACAATTGACAACTCTTTTATTTGTGGCTCAAGTTGATCAAGAAGCGAACTCGCTTGGCGTGAAAACTCTTGATCAAGTTGCAAAGTGCTTTTAACAATAGATTGCACATCAAGACGTGACAAGTCTTCATTAATCACCTGAAGCCGTGAATTTGCCCAATCGATATAGTCAAGACGAGCGCGTTCAATCCTATGGACAATTTGTTGTTCAACTCCAGTTAATTGGTTAGTGTCTGGCTTAGGCAGCCCAGCTTTGCCTAGGCGTGCAGCCTCACTTCGGACTTGCAATTCTGCCGCTATTTCTGTGTCTTTAAGAGAATACAGATCAGGATGCTTGTTTTTAACTCGCCGGTCAGTAGATGAAGTTAGCCAACCCCAAAATAACGAGAGGAAATTACCTTTCTTGTTCATATGCGGTCTAGCTGATAACATCTGTATCTTAGAGTTAAAAATGCTGGATCATAACATACTGATAAATAAATCGGTTAAAACATTCCAATGCCTCATTTCTTCACTAGTGCCATCGTTATTCAAAATAATGACTTTAGCCACTGTTCTTGTTCCTTTTTGCGTATAACGTGAAAAAAACCGGATGGTTGCGGACTTGTCAGCTGACAAACAAAGCTAAACAACTTTTATTCAGCAATTCGGTTTTCCTATTTTCCAGCCATCCATGAGAACCCGATTGAATTGCTTGTTCATAAGCCCAATAAGCAACTCTGTTGGAACAATCATTGTCAGCTAAGAACCCCGTCAGTTCGTAACTTAAGGTCTGTACCGTATCGTTGATTTCTCGATAGCCAGTTTTCCAAATGATGCTGAGCAGCCAGCATATCGGATTTTTTCCGATTACAGGAGGCGTGTGCCAAAACAAAATTATGGGCTAGGTCTCTAGGATATTTCGACCAAGGAATAAAATGATCGACGTCGGCTTCTTTTGGTAAATTTGACGAGCAATAGAAGCATTTATCAGACTGTAACTTACGCAATACATAGGCGGCCTGATTCAATGACGCTCGAGAAGAGCCAAACATAAACATTTCCAACTCATCTACTTGACCAATGATTTCAGCATTGCGCTTGTTTTTCCGGACATGTGCAATCCATCCCGCTCGTGATAGTTGTTGTATCAATGGGTGGAATGTTCTTAGCATACTGGCTACGCCATCGTGAAGAATCAGTTTTCCACGAGGGTGTGGGTATTGGTAAAGAAAGGGAATCTGAGCTCCACCGATGTTCTGCAAATGAAGAAATTTAAGCTGCTGATCAGCGCTGGGAGTCATGAAGTCCAATACTTTGCTTTCTCCGGAATAATCCAGCGAACACCATCACGAGGGTCTTCTTGATCGTATTTATATCGGGGGATGAGATGGATATGAAGATGAGGGACAGTTTGGCCTGCAGAGGGGCCATCATTGATTCCTATATTGTAACCATCGGGCTGGAATTCCTTATCTAAACCGCGCTTTGACTCTTCAAGCAGTAAAAATAGCGAGTCCCGTTCATCAGGCTCGAGTTCGAAAAATGATCCGATATGTCGATGAGGAATAACAAGGGTATGTCCTGGCGAAATTGGATAGCCATCGCGTATCACTAAACCAAAGCTATTAGAAAGGACGATTCGTTCTTTTGGTAGCGTACAAAAGGGACAGTTCATGAATTCATTTTCAAAGTTGAGACGCAATGACTCTACATTTTAGACGCAGTTGCTCTAATTTCCCGAGCTAGCTGTTACTTGCTTTAATCTATATTAACGCAAGCTCTCAGGCAAAATCCGGACAAAAGCATTTAATTTTGGCTCTTCCGGATTTCCCGTGGGAGACCACAACATATAGTATGTTAGAAGACCGCAACCGGAGCCTCTTG from the Methylomarinum sp. Ch1-1 genome contains:
- a CDS encoding HNH endonuclease; this encodes MTPSADQQLKFLHLQNIGGAQIPFLYQYPHPRGKLILHDGVASMLRTFHPLIQQLSRAGWIAHVRKNKRNAEIIGQVDELEMFMFGSSRASLNQAAYVLRKLQSDKCFYCSSNLPKEADVDHFIPWSKYPRDLAHNFVLAHASCNRKKSDMLAAQHHLENWLSRNQRYGTDLKLRTDGVLS
- a CDS encoding HIT family protein, which encodes MNCPFCTLPKERIVLSNSFGLVIRDGYPISPGHTLVIPHRHIGSFFELEPDERDSLFLLLEESKRGLDKEFQPDGYNIGINDGPSAGQTVPHLHIHLIPRYKYDQEDPRDGVRWIIPEKAKYWTS